The following coding sequences lie in one Niabella agricola genomic window:
- a CDS encoding RagB/SusD family nutrient uptake outer membrane protein — MKKSIVALMAAVLFITCFFSACSIDRKPESLFPDDEFWNTEADLKGAANRLYQQLLPNWNDVRADDARATTFNDISNGTRGIPATSTDWSGPYTIIFTANNMLTKGGKANVSDAVKNRYFGEARFFRAYNFFQLLQKYGDVPLLLKLLDFGSPELYMPRTPRAQVIAQIYDDLDFAAAWLPAMAQLPAADYGRVTKSAAWALKARVALYEGTRLKFHGGQEGWQQHLQKAVEAADNAMKQGHTLFADYGSLFRLEGDGPANKENIFVKVYGVSSTNPILTHNHSSELSNGALAVTRNLIRMYLYADGLPAFNTDNSTSAERSVYFVPEGNETSYNTVLENRDPRLAQTVYMYKEPSFDRPWIPEINQAGRTAYGTKKGFYKENGQGSICTGDRILIRYAEVLLTYAEAKYELSETISDEELDKTVNLLRTRAGLNVKLSNSFVNAHNLSMREEIRRERTVELALEGFRYDDLMRWKTAETVLPKALLGAKYIQSEWTTTKDPSVLTLNSDQVLVVEPASARSFKTNRDYLYPVPQNEINLSNNNVVQNPNWQ, encoded by the coding sequence ATGAAAAAAAGCATTGTTGCCTTAATGGCTGCTGTACTTTTTATAACCTGTTTTTTTAGCGCCTGTTCCATCGACCGCAAACCGGAGTCGCTGTTCCCCGATGACGAATTCTGGAATACGGAAGCCGATCTGAAAGGCGCTGCCAACCGCCTGTATCAGCAACTGCTGCCCAACTGGAACGATGTACGGGCAGATGATGCACGGGCCACCACCTTTAACGATATCAGCAATGGTACCCGGGGCATACCAGCTACCAGCACGGACTGGTCTGGCCCCTATACCATTATTTTTACGGCCAATAATATGTTAACGAAGGGCGGGAAGGCCAATGTTTCCGATGCGGTGAAGAACCGCTATTTTGGCGAGGCGCGTTTCTTCAGAGCCTACAATTTTTTCCAGTTGCTCCAGAAATATGGGGATGTGCCGCTATTGCTGAAACTGCTGGATTTCGGATCACCCGAATTGTATATGCCGCGTACACCCAGGGCACAGGTGATTGCGCAGATTTATGATGACCTGGATTTTGCTGCGGCCTGGCTGCCCGCCATGGCGCAATTACCAGCCGCCGATTACGGCCGTGTTACGAAAAGTGCTGCCTGGGCATTAAAGGCCAGGGTGGCGCTTTACGAGGGTACCCGGTTAAAGTTTCACGGAGGACAGGAAGGCTGGCAGCAGCACCTGCAAAAAGCAGTGGAAGCCGCCGACAATGCAATGAAACAAGGGCATACGCTTTTTGCCGACTACGGAAGCCTGTTTCGCCTGGAAGGCGACGGTCCGGCCAACAAGGAAAATATTTTTGTAAAAGTATATGGGGTTAGCTCCACCAACCCGATCCTTACGCATAACCATTCCAGCGAGCTTTCCAATGGGGCGCTTGCCGTTACCCGCAACCTGATCCGGATGTACTTGTATGCAGACGGGTTGCCCGCGTTTAATACGGATAACAGTACTTCAGCCGAGCGCTCTGTCTACTTTGTGCCTGAAGGCAATGAAACCTCTTACAATACGGTGCTGGAAAACCGTGATCCCCGACTGGCCCAAACCGTTTACATGTACAAAGAACCTTCGTTTGACCGGCCCTGGATACCAGAGATCAACCAGGCGGGCCGTACAGCCTATGGTACCAAGAAAGGATTTTATAAGGAGAACGGGCAGGGGAGCATTTGCACCGGCGACCGGATCCTGATCCGCTATGCGGAAGTATTGCTGACCTATGCTGAAGCGAAATACGAGCTCAGCGAAACGATCTCTGACGAAGAGCTGGACAAAACGGTAAACCTGCTACGGACCCGCGCAGGATTGAATGTAAAACTCAGCAACAGTTTTGTAAACGCCCATAACCTAAGTATGCGGGAGGAGATCCGGAGAGAGCGGACTGTTGAGCTGGCGCTGGAAGGCTTTCGCTATGATGACCTGATGCGCTGGAAAACCGCAGAAACCGTATTGCCCAAAGCGCTGCTGGGCGCAAAATACATTCAAAGTGAATGGACCACTACAAAAGATCCCAGTGTACTTACCTTAAACAGCGATCAGGTATTGGTAGTAGAACCGGCAAGCGCACGCAGCTTTAAGACAAATAGAGACTATTTGTATCCCGTACCGCAGAATGAAATTAACCTTAGCAATAATAACGTGGTGCAAAACCCCAATTGGCAATAA
- a CDS encoding TonB-dependent receptor has translation MNYYLLLRHSRYRNVFKWIVFMKLTILFACLALNVSAKVFSQEKVSLHTQNENLANVLRMIEQQTSYRFVYSSSYVPVEKNISISVKNASINEVLTQLLRGTNLGFSVTGTSLVTISRQEDITITGTVKNEQGEALIGASVKIKGSATGIATDGEGRFSIRVPAGGSVLVFSHVGYEDLEIPVTSSQNIGVVLKEKQQEAAEVVVIGYGTQKKINLSGAVAQVGGKDLVNRPVPNVTAALQGVVPGVTVTRSSGKPGAEGISFQVRGATSSNGASALVLVDGIEQNINLIDPNEVESISVLKDASASAIYGARAAAGVVLITTKKAALGKTRVTFNGYYGWNINARMPERLNSWDEQILIDEARANATGSPEYNAEQREWIRNPNLWYRPNPATDRWEYFANTNWIKEGMDKINHMQNYSLSVSGGTDKLNYLVMGSFYTRDGVLRYGPDNNDRYNLRSNINAELNKYISMKVNLGYISSVIDENSYGTDGIINLIYRGRTRQPLYVPAEDSTGQRYNGDLMLNPVDIENNAGLKRSNLENLTARLGFQVKNVVKGLTLDVIGWRNQGFLTSEAHNRSIFWYGRSKNTVRGMINDPNSITVIKAKSYQNNLQGYLTYQLNAGDDHHIKLMQGGSYEEYRADSLTTSVQRMFNNEVFNVSFGDPTTLQSRQDIGTWALASAFGRVNYDYKGRYFLEASYRYDGSSRLAPENRWQLFPSFSAAWRLGDESFIKDNLAFVNDLKLRGSWGELGNGSPLGYYPYLATLTSGNNLVFNNARAQYYYQEVLASPFVTWETLQQMNIGIDLALFRNRLQLTADYYVKRNKDMLAKVNLPSIIGVATPFYNTGELKSWGTELDVKWNDKWGDVTYNIGFNISDMQNKLVKYNGLNVINLDASAQGGITPLLEGYPLNTVWGYRTDGFFQTQQEADDYRSRIQVPPNASFPVKSAPGDIRYVDLNGDNKINFGSATPQDRGDLVYLGTTNPRYAYGFNMGLNWKGIDFSVFFQGVLDRKFVVNPTAMVPYIGTAEQASTIHMDRWTPDNPNAYFARMYQQASFNYLTSDRWTQNGNYLRLKNLQIGYKIPVKRGAIKDLRVYASGQDLWEHTKVLKIFDPEVPNDVRTTAYPFYRSVSVGLNMIL, from the coding sequence ATGAACTATTATTTGCTTCTGCGGCATTCCCGGTACCGGAATGTCTTTAAATGGATTGTATTCATGAAACTAACGATTCTTTTCGCCTGTCTAGCGTTGAATGTTTCGGCGAAGGTATTTTCACAGGAAAAGGTTTCCCTTCATACGCAGAATGAAAACCTGGCCAATGTGCTGAGGATGATTGAACAGCAAACCAGCTACCGGTTTGTGTACAGCTCTTCTTATGTACCGGTGGAAAAAAATATCAGTATTTCCGTAAAAAATGCGTCGATAAATGAAGTGCTCACCCAGTTATTGCGGGGCACCAATCTGGGTTTTTCGGTAACCGGCACATCGCTGGTCACCATTTCCCGGCAGGAGGATATTACGATTACGGGTACGGTAAAAAATGAACAGGGCGAAGCGCTGATCGGGGCTTCAGTGAAGATCAAAGGAAGCGCCACGGGCATTGCCACCGACGGCGAAGGCCGTTTTTCCATCCGTGTTCCGGCGGGCGGAAGCGTACTGGTGTTTTCGCATGTGGGATATGAAGACCTGGAAATACCAGTAACCAGTTCTCAAAACATCGGTGTGGTTTTAAAAGAAAAACAACAGGAAGCAGCCGAGGTAGTAGTGATCGGGTATGGAACCCAGAAAAAGATCAATCTCAGTGGTGCGGTAGCACAGGTGGGGGGTAAGGACCTGGTAAACCGGCCGGTACCCAATGTTACGGCTGCTTTGCAGGGCGTTGTGCCTGGAGTAACCGTTACCCGGTCCAGCGGTAAGCCGGGGGCTGAAGGTATTAGTTTCCAGGTTAGGGGTGCCACTTCTTCAAACGGTGCCAGTGCCTTGGTACTGGTGGATGGAATTGAGCAAAACATCAACCTGATCGATCCGAATGAAGTAGAATCGATCTCGGTGCTTAAAGATGCATCAGCTTCTGCCATATACGGGGCAAGGGCAGCGGCAGGGGTGGTACTGATCACTACGAAAAAAGCAGCCCTGGGTAAAACCCGCGTTACGTTTAACGGGTACTATGGGTGGAACATCAATGCCCGGATGCCGGAGCGGCTGAACTCCTGGGACGAACAAATCCTGATCGACGAGGCGCGTGCCAATGCCACCGGGTCGCCGGAATATAATGCCGAGCAGCGCGAGTGGATCCGGAATCCCAATTTATGGTACCGCCCCAATCCTGCAACCGATCGCTGGGAATACTTCGCCAATACTAACTGGATCAAGGAGGGCATGGATAAAATCAACCATATGCAGAACTATTCGCTGTCGGTAAGCGGCGGCACCGATAAGCTGAATTACCTGGTTATGGGAAGCTTTTATACAAGAGACGGGGTGTTGCGGTATGGTCCTGATAATAATGACCGTTACAACCTGCGGAGCAATATCAACGCGGAGCTGAACAAATACATCAGCATGAAGGTGAACCTGGGTTACATCAGCTCGGTGATCGATGAAAACTCCTATGGTACAGATGGCATCATTAACCTGATCTACCGCGGCCGTACCCGGCAGCCCCTTTACGTGCCGGCTGAGGACAGTACCGGGCAGCGCTATAACGGCGACCTGATGCTGAACCCGGTAGATATAGAAAACAATGCAGGGCTCAAACGGTCGAACCTGGAAAACCTTACGGCCAGACTGGGCTTCCAGGTAAAAAATGTGGTAAAAGGGCTTACACTGGATGTGATCGGCTGGAGGAACCAGGGTTTCCTGACCTCCGAAGCGCATAACCGGAGCATCTTCTGGTATGGCCGTTCAAAGAATACGGTCAGGGGGATGATCAATGATCCCAATTCCATCACGGTGATCAAAGCAAAAAGCTATCAGAACAACCTGCAGGGCTATCTGACCTACCAGCTGAATGCCGGGGATGATCATCATATAAAGTTGATGCAGGGCGGATCTTATGAAGAATACCGGGCAGATTCGCTGACCACCAGTGTACAACGGATGTTTAATAACGAAGTGTTCAATGTGAGCTTTGGTGATCCCACTACGCTCCAGTCGCGGCAGGATATCGGCACCTGGGCACTGGCTTCCGCCTTCGGGAGAGTGAATTACGATTATAAAGGCCGCTATTTCCTGGAAGCATCCTACCGGTATGATGGCAGCTCGCGCCTGGCACCGGAAAACCGCTGGCAGCTATTCCCTTCTTTTTCTGCCGCCTGGCGTTTGGGCGACGAATCCTTTATCAAAGACAACCTGGCCTTTGTAAATGACCTGAAACTGCGGGGCTCCTGGGGTGAGCTTGGTAACGGTTCTCCCCTGGGTTATTACCCTTACCTGGCTACGCTTACCTCCGGGAACAACCTGGTGTTCAACAATGCAAGAGCCCAGTATTATTACCAGGAAGTGCTGGCATCACCCTTTGTAACCTGGGAAACATTACAGCAAATGAATATTGGGATAGATCTTGCGCTGTTCCGGAACCGGCTTCAGTTAACTGCCGATTACTACGTGAAGCGCAATAAAGACATGCTGGCCAAGGTAAACCTGCCCAGTATCATCGGGGTGGCCACACCCTTCTATAATACCGGCGAACTGAAAAGCTGGGGTACGGAGCTGGATGTAAAATGGAATGACAAATGGGGTGATGTAACCTATAATATCGGTTTCAATATTTCTGATATGCAGAATAAGCTGGTAAAGTACAACGGGCTGAACGTGATTAACCTGGATGCGAGCGCACAGGGTGGTATCACCCCATTGCTGGAAGGGTATCCGCTGAACACGGTTTGGGGGTACAGGACCGATGGCTTTTTTCAAACACAGCAGGAAGCGGATGATTATCGCAGCCGCATACAGGTACCACCCAACGCCAGTTTCCCGGTAAAATCAGCGCCGGGGGATATCCGGTATGTAGACCTGAATGGAGACAATAAGATCAATTTTGGCAGCGCCACGCCACAGGATCGCGGTGACCTGGTATACCTGGGGACCACGAATCCCCGGTATGCATATGGCTTTAACATGGGGCTGAACTGGAAGGGGATCGATTTTTCGGTGTTCTTCCAGGGTGTGCTTGACCGCAAGTTTGTGGTGAACCCCACGGCGATGGTGCCCTATATCGGTACAGCAGAACAAGCCTCTACCATACATATGGACCGCTGGACACCGGATAATCCCAATGCTTATTTTGCAAGGATGTACCAGCAGGCCAGTTTTAACTACCTCACCTCCGACCGCTGGACACAGAACGGCAACTACCTCCGTCTTAAAAACCTGCAGATCGGGTATAAAATTCCGGTGAAGCGCGGAGCCATAAAGGACCTTCGGGTATATGCTTCGGGTCAGGATTTGTGGGAGCACACGAAGGTGCTGAAGATATTTGACCCCGAAGTGCCCAATGATGTACGAACCACCGCTTATCCGTTCTACCGGAGTGTATCCGTCGGTTTAAACATGATCCTCTAA
- a CDS encoding FecR family protein, translated as MTIDRTNFNAEDFLIDSSFQQYCAGTDALSVRYWEQYMVAHPEQKAVLEEARRLYRMLSGNKPEMNARLAAVEKKINRFGGMRLPGKTWLRVAAVFLLLASGTWVYLGMRHRAPGVYSEAPLAVYTTRSGERKKIVLPDGTMVMLNAQSRLSVRKAFNGTNRDVLLNGEGFFSVAHNRNKPFNVYTGDLKVKVLGTEFNVKAYDNDASSEVTLLKGAVTMETTQTGNASIALKPGQKIVYNRKLPGKNAETDRSGSGHHLPEMTLYPYTLTRDSTIVETAWTQNRIVIQDQELMDIKELLEKWYGVEIVFDDPDIGHYRFTAVFINETIEQALTALQQAKNFKYNIQGNKITIAK; from the coding sequence ATGACGATTGACCGAACGAATTTTAATGCAGAGGACTTTTTAATCGACAGCAGTTTTCAGCAGTATTGTGCCGGTACTGATGCCCTAAGCGTTCGTTACTGGGAACAATACATGGTAGCACATCCTGAACAGAAAGCGGTGCTTGAGGAAGCCCGGCGTCTGTACCGGATGCTGAGTGGGAACAAGCCGGAGATGAATGCGCGGCTGGCCGCGGTTGAAAAGAAGATCAACCGGTTTGGGGGCATGCGGCTCCCGGGCAAAACCTGGCTCAGGGTGGCAGCGGTATTCCTGTTGCTGGCGTCGGGTACCTGGGTGTACCTGGGCATGCGACACCGGGCGCCGGGTGTTTACTCAGAAGCGCCCCTGGCCGTGTATACGACCCGCAGCGGGGAACGAAAGAAGATCGTATTGCCCGATGGTACCATGGTAATGCTGAATGCGCAAAGCAGGCTATCGGTGCGTAAGGCGTTTAATGGCACCAACCGGGATGTATTGTTAAACGGAGAAGGTTTTTTTAGTGTGGCGCATAACCGGAACAAGCCTTTTAACGTGTATACCGGCGATCTGAAGGTAAAAGTACTGGGTACTGAGTTTAATGTAAAAGCCTATGACAATGATGCCTCGTCGGAGGTAACGCTGCTGAAAGGGGCGGTTACAATGGAAACCACACAAACCGGTAATGCATCCATTGCGCTAAAGCCCGGTCAGAAGATCGTTTACAACCGGAAACTTCCCGGTAAGAATGCGGAAACAGACCGCTCCGGTTCCGGACATCATCTTCCCGAAATGACCCTGTATCCATATACCCTTACCAGGGACAGCACCATTGTAGAAACAGCCTGGACACAGAACCGCATTGTGATTCAGGACCAGGAACTGATGGACATAAAAGAACTATTGGAAAAATGGTATGGGGTGGAGATTGTTTTCGATGATCCGGACATCGGACATTACCGGTTTACAGCCGTTTTTATAAACGAAACCATTGAACAGGCATTAACTGCTTTACAACAGGCAAAGAACTTCAAATACAACATACAGGGAAATAAAATAACAATCGCAAAATAA
- a CDS encoding RNA polymerase sigma factor, with the protein MPNRGTGMIASLKQYMRTDQHLKRQLLWERIINGDKEAFFDLYKDLYYPLVNFGITICADAAIAAEGADEVFITLWQKHRSFGRVEQVEAYLRTFVKRKIFRLLERKRKINDALLNSFKEDEWVEMSYEEFIVRVQTDELVKEQLKTALEKLTYRQKQLICLKFFDGLSYEQIAAQTNQTIKTAYNTIYDALKILRKELGAS; encoded by the coding sequence GTGCCAAACCGGGGTACCGGTATGATTGCTTCATTAAAACAATACATGCGAACGGATCAGCATTTAAAGCGCCAGTTGTTGTGGGAACGGATCATTAACGGGGACAAGGAAGCTTTCTTTGATCTGTACAAAGACCTGTATTATCCGCTGGTAAATTTTGGAATAACCATATGTGCCGATGCAGCAATAGCTGCCGAGGGCGCCGACGAGGTATTTATTACATTGTGGCAAAAACACCGGTCATTTGGCCGTGTGGAGCAGGTGGAAGCCTACCTGCGCACTTTTGTAAAGCGGAAGATTTTTCGCCTGCTGGAGCGCAAACGCAAAATAAACGATGCACTGCTGAACTCTTTTAAGGAAGATGAATGGGTGGAGATGAGCTACGAGGAATTTATTGTGAGGGTACAAACGGATGAACTGGTAAAAGAGCAGTTAAAAACCGCCCTCGAAAAGCTTACGTACCGGCAAAAGCAGCTGATCTGTCTGAAGTTTTTTGATGGCCTTTCTTATGAACAGATCGCGGCGCAAACCAATCAAACCATTAAAACCGCCTATAATACCATCTATGATGCACTGAAAATATTAAGAAAAGAACTGGGTGCATCCTGA
- a CDS encoding DUF1905 domain-containing protein, whose product MKKKATISLTTRLLKFAENGEKTGWTYVEIPADLAAELLPGNKKIFQVKGAIDDHKIAGASLLPMGGGNFILPVNAAMRKGIRKKEGAIVNLQLQLDSQKYVLNQELLDCLAEEPEALAFFRSLVPSRQHYFSKWVDAAKTDATKVTRIARCIYGLQRKWDYGEMIRFYKNKEA is encoded by the coding sequence ATGAAAAAAAAGGCTACCATTTCTTTAACCACCCGATTGCTGAAGTTTGCTGAAAACGGCGAAAAAACCGGCTGGACCTATGTGGAGATTCCGGCTGATCTGGCAGCGGAGCTGTTGCCGGGCAATAAAAAGATCTTCCAGGTGAAGGGGGCCATCGACGATCATAAGATTGCAGGTGCTTCCCTACTGCCCATGGGCGGCGGTAATTTTATCCTGCCGGTAAATGCTGCCATGCGAAAGGGTATCCGTAAAAAAGAAGGAGCCATAGTGAACCTTCAGTTGCAACTGGATTCCCAAAAGTATGTGTTGAATCAAGAACTGCTGGATTGTTTGGCTGAAGAACCGGAGGCACTGGCGTTTTTCCGGTCCCTGGTACCCTCGCGCCAGCATTATTTTAGCAAATGGGTGGATGCTGCAAAAACAGATGCCACGAAAGTCACCCGTATTGCCCGGTGTATATACGGATTGCAACGGAAATGGGATTACGGCGAGATGATCCGGTTCTATAAAAACAAGGAGGCTTGA
- a CDS encoding NAD(P)/FAD-dependent oxidoreductase, with protein sequence MQQTITLRVKPEEAEDAAQLLSYIARAPGRKPGTVSGYTVLKSSIDARGRQPMIQLSLLVYIDEPAQERELIRAVYKDVHKAAREVIIVGAGPAGLFAALQLLEKGIKPIVLERGKDVRTRRRDLAAINKQGIMNPESNYCFGEGGAGTYSDGKLYTRSNKRGDINKILNTFVRFGAEDKILYQAHPHIGTNKLPQIITAMREQILTSGGEVHFNKKVTGFITDKGVLKGVTAADGDAFTAAAVILATGHSARDIFYLLHHEGLLIEAKPFALGVRAEHPQTLIDQAQYKCASRGAWLPPASYSLVQQVGDRGVFSFCMCPGGIIAPAATDQQEIVVNGWSPSKRNNPYANSGIVVQVEAKDVYAIPAFKKAYGAVLDSPLFLLYFQQWVERLAFKAGGGKLVAPAQRMVDFCEGRISQSLPDCSYLPGLHSAPLWEVLPPFVTTALQRGFQLFGNKIKGYYSNDAVIVATESRTSSPVRIPRDTETLEHPQLANLYPCGEGAGYAGGIVSAAMDGERVAKTICLKLGLRIES encoded by the coding sequence ATGCAGCAGACCATCACGCTTCGCGTAAAGCCTGAAGAGGCGGAAGACGCAGCACAACTTCTCTCCTATATTGCCCGCGCACCGGGCAGAAAGCCGGGAACCGTTTCGGGATATACGGTTTTAAAAAGTTCCATTGATGCCAGGGGGCGCCAACCCATGATCCAGCTATCGCTGCTGGTTTATATAGATGAGCCCGCGCAGGAACGGGAACTGATCCGGGCGGTATATAAAGATGTACATAAGGCGGCCCGGGAGGTGATCATTGTAGGAGCCGGACCGGCTGGTCTTTTTGCTGCGCTGCAGCTCCTTGAAAAAGGCATTAAACCCATTGTGCTGGAGCGCGGAAAGGATGTGCGTACCCGCCGGCGCGATCTGGCCGCTATCAATAAACAGGGCATTATGAATCCCGAAAGCAATTATTGTTTCGGGGAGGGTGGTGCCGGTACCTATAGCGATGGTAAATTGTATACCCGCAGCAATAAGCGCGGCGATATCAATAAAATTCTCAACACGTTTGTACGCTTTGGTGCCGAAGATAAAATATTATACCAGGCGCATCCGCATATCGGCACGAATAAGCTGCCCCAGATCATTACGGCAATGCGTGAACAGATCCTGACAAGCGGCGGGGAAGTTCATTTTAATAAAAAGGTGACCGGCTTTATTACTGACAAAGGCGTTCTTAAGGGTGTAACCGCCGCTGACGGCGATGCGTTTACGGCTGCTGCAGTAATCCTTGCAACCGGTCATTCTGCGCGCGATATATTTTACCTGCTGCATCACGAAGGGCTGCTGATCGAAGCCAAGCCCTTTGCGTTAGGCGTACGGGCAGAGCATCCGCAAACACTGATCGACCAGGCACAATATAAATGCGCGTCCCGCGGTGCATGGCTGCCACCTGCTTCCTACAGCCTGGTGCAGCAGGTGGGCGACCGGGGCGTGTTCTCCTTCTGTATGTGTCCAGGTGGTATCATTGCCCCGGCAGCAACGGATCAGCAGGAGATCGTGGTAAACGGATGGTCACCTTCCAAACGCAATAATCCTTATGCCAACTCTGGGATTGTGGTACAGGTAGAAGCAAAAGACGTATATGCGATCCCCGCATTTAAAAAAGCATACGGAGCTGTATTGGATAGTCCCCTGTTCCTGCTTTATTTTCAACAGTGGGTAGAGCGGCTGGCCTTTAAAGCGGGTGGTGGTAAACTGGTAGCGCCCGCCCAGCGCATGGTTGATTTTTGTGAAGGCCGCATTTCGCAAAGCCTGCCGGATTGCTCTTATTTGCCGGGGCTGCATTCCGCTCCTTTATGGGAGGTGTTGCCCCCCTTTGTAACCACCGCCCTGCAACGCGGTTTCCAGCTCTTCGGCAACAAGATCAAGGGCTACTATTCCAATGATGCGGTGATTGTAGCTACCGAATCGCGCACCTCTTCACCGGTACGGATCCCAAGGGATACAGAAACCCTGGAGCATCCGCAACTCGCAAATCTCTATCCCTGCGGAGAAGGCGCCGGGTATGCCGGAGGCATTGTAAGCGCGGCAATGGATGGCGAACGGGTGGCGAAGACGATTTGTTTGAAGCTGGGGTTGAGAATTGAGAGTTGA
- a CDS encoding zinc dependent phospholipase C family protein has protein sequence MNKNKRIVILLIALAIGLSSWGFLVHRTVNQLAVYGLPKKMQAFFYTNIDSLVYNAPRPDQRRNVDPTEGNKHFLDGEYYGDNAFDIIPHKWEDAVAKYTADTLKKYGTLPYVVVETQRRLTEAFRNKNKDSIIFYATDLGHYIGDAHVPLHTSINYDGQLTNQQGLHDLWETTIPETELAGFAIRSRHKAQYLPSVENAIWDILKHTHSLLPVMFATEKEVSKNFTDTSRKYRWEFRWGKNRRFYSKEFAIAFHKALKGSVDEQLIRSANALSDFWYTAWVDAGRPDLSSLVTQTYKKKQFRKERKAYRKNQLIEKGWLISNNFRTRD, from the coding sequence ATGAATAAAAATAAGCGGATCGTAATACTGTTGATAGCCCTGGCTATAGGCCTGAGCAGCTGGGGGTTTCTCGTACATCGCACGGTAAATCAGCTGGCGGTTTATGGGTTGCCCAAAAAAATGCAGGCCTTTTTCTATACAAATATAGACAGCCTGGTGTACAATGCACCCCGGCCGGATCAGCGGAGGAATGTGGACCCTACGGAGGGGAATAAACACTTCCTGGATGGCGAATATTACGGAGATAATGCCTTCGATATTATTCCGCATAAATGGGAAGATGCCGTGGCAAAATACACCGCCGACACCCTGAAAAAATACGGCACCCTGCCTTATGTAGTGGTAGAAACACAACGGAGACTGACGGAAGCGTTCCGGAACAAAAACAAGGATAGCATTATTTTCTACGCTACCGATCTCGGGCATTATATCGGTGATGCGCATGTGCCCCTGCATACTTCGATCAACTACGACGGACAGCTGACGAACCAACAGGGCTTGCATGATCTTTGGGAAACCACCATCCCCGAAACGGAGCTGGCCGGGTTTGCGATCAGAAGCCGGCATAAAGCGCAGTACCTGCCTTCTGTAGAAAATGCGATCTGGGACATCCTGAAGCATACGCATTCCCTGCTTCCGGTAATGTTTGCCACAGAAAAGGAGGTATCTAAGAACTTTACTGATACGTCCCGGAAATACCGTTGGGAATTCCGCTGGGGAAAGAACCGCCGGTTTTATTCTAAAGAATTTGCCATAGCGTTTCATAAGGCATTAAAAGGATCGGTTGACGAACAACTGATCCGCAGTGCCAATGCCTTGTCCGATTTCTGGTATACTGCCTGGGTAGATGCCGGCAGGCCCGACCTGAGCAGCCTGGTGACACAGACTTATAAGAAGAAACAGTTTCGCAAGGAGCGAAAGGCCTACCGTAAAAATCAATTGATTGAAAAGGGCTGGCTGATCAGTAATAATTTCAGAACGAGAGACTAG
- a CDS encoding ABC transporter ATP-binding protein, translating into MDLLQVAHLKKYFATQKAVDDISFSIAEGQIFGLLGPNGAGKTTLIRMITGIFYPDAGTITLDGNPFDPISDIGKIGYMPEERGLYKKMKIGEQALYLAQLKGLKKKEAVERLKTWFAKLGMDSWWNKKVEDLSKGMQQKLQFVTTVLHQPRLIILDEPFSGLDPVNSNLIKDEIFNLARNGATIIFSTHRMEQVEEICDHIILVNKGQKILDGTVQGIKQDFKEHLYKISFADTPPQTAAPGLFEIKQASADTLIIQKHPEVSNNQVLAHFLNTGNAIESFNELLPSLNDIFIRQVEGTPLARQFQTIQD; encoded by the coding sequence ATGGACTTACTGCAGGTTGCTCATCTAAAAAAATATTTTGCCACCCAAAAGGCGGTAGATGACATCAGCTTCTCCATCGCAGAGGGACAAATCTTTGGACTGTTGGGACCCAACGGTGCCGGAAAAACGACGCTGATCCGCATGATCACCGGAATTTTTTATCCCGATGCCGGAACCATTACGCTCGACGGTAATCCTTTTGATCCCATTAGCGATATCGGCAAGATCGGGTACATGCCCGAGGAACGGGGTCTGTACAAAAAAATGAAGATCGGCGAGCAGGCGCTTTATCTGGCCCAGTTAAAGGGGTTAAAAAAGAAGGAGGCCGTTGAACGTTTGAAGACCTGGTTCGCCAAGCTGGGAATGGACTCCTGGTGGAATAAAAAAGTGGAAGATCTCTCCAAGGGCATGCAGCAAAAACTGCAATTTGTGACCACCGTTTTGCATCAGCCCCGGCTGATCATCCTCGATGAACCATTCAGCGGGCTGGACCCGGTAAACAGCAACCTGATCAAAGACGAAATCTTCAACCTGGCACGCAACGGTGCCACCATCATCTTCAGCACGCACCGGATGGAACAGGTGGAAGAAATCTGTGATCACATCATCCTGGTGAATAAAGGACAGAAAATCCTGGATGGCACCGTACAGGGAATCAAACAGGATTTTAAGGAACATCTTTATAAAATTTCTTTTGCGGATACGCCGCCTCAAACAGCAGCACCTGGTCTCTTTGAGATCAAACAGGCCTCAGCGGACACGCTGATCATCCAGAAACATCCGGAGGTCAGCAATAACCAGGTACTGGCGCATTTCCTGAACACCGGTAATGCCATCGAATCCTTTAATGAGCTGCTGCCCTCGCTGAACGATATTTTTATCCGCCAGGTGGAGGGGACCCCACTGGCACGTCAATTTCAAACGATTCAAGACTGA